tgcctgcaaaGCCTGCTGTTTGCTTAATTGCCAATTAGAGCTATGATTTCAGGAAATTTTTGGCTTCCTTGGTGCAACAATTACCTGATGCACCTCTGGAAAACCAGATCAGAGCTTGGTGCGTGTCactgtgtgtctgtgcagcTTCACCACGATAATGAGCTGCCTGCCCAAAGCTgagatgaaaagagaaaaaacatcaCCCCCCTGCTCtaaacaaattttttttccaaaattcgataatttcttctttttctggggGGATGTTTCAGCAGATGGCCAGCCGCCCAAACCCGACGGGGACCGGGagcagccccgcagcctcccctaCTCCCTGGAGACACCCTACGGCTTCCACTTGGACCTGGACTTCCTCAAGTACGTGGACGACATCGAGAAAGGCAACACCATCAGGAGGGTGCACATCCACCGCAGAGCCAAGCAGCCCAAATTCAACACCCTGCCCCGAAACTTCAGCCTGCCCGAGAGCGGCTCCCGCGGCTGCTCCACCGCCGCTCCCAGCAAGAGCTGGACCTccacctgctccttccctcagcGAAAGGCGTCCCTGGGCGAGGAGCCGCCGCGGGCCCTGCTGCCGGCCGGGGCAGCTCCCGAGGAGCCGAGCTACCGGAGGAAGGCGCTGCTGGCGGAGGCGCGGCGGCAGGCGGAGCTGGGCTGGCCTCAGGCGGAGCTGGCCCGGCCGCAGGACGCGCTGAGGGCGCGGCCGCAGCTGCTGCGAGCCTCCAGCATGCCAGAGGCGCTGCCCCCAGGCCACAGCCCCCCGGCGGCACCCTCGCCCCTCCggagccctccgcagccctgCCACGGTCCCCAGAGCGCCTCCCGGCCCAGCTCGGAGGGCAGCGGCTCAGCCCCGCCGCGGGAGATGGAGCGGGACGGCTCCGCGGGGCAGCCCGGCGGggctctgcccctgcagcccccctggcagagccagcagctgcaggtgctggTGGAGAGCGGGGCCGAGGAGGGCGATGCCGCCGATGGCTCCGACCTGGCCAGGGCTGAGGCAGCGGCACCGGCTGCCCTCCGGCTGGCGGAGGAGAGCGTGAGCCCTGCGGAAAGGGGGCTCTGTGTGAGTGAGATGGATCTGAACGTGCTGAAGGAAAGTGAGGAGAGGAATGTCCGAGCTGGAGGGGACAAGGAGAGCAgtgctccccaggcccctgagCATGGAGAGCCCGGCGGGGTCACGGCGCTGAAGCAGCAGGTCGctgagctggaggagcagctggcCAAGAAGAAAGAGGAGCTCGAGCAGGTCAGGGcggtgctggagcagcaggatcgTGAGAtccaggagaaggagaagagcaTTAAGCTGCTGGCCAGCTCCAAAGCTGAGCTGgaagagcagctgtggcaggagaaggccAGGGAGGCTGAGCTGTGGAGGCGCACGGGCAGTGGGACCTTGCAGCGCCTGGATGCCGCCGTGAACACCGAGCTCTCGCAGGGGACAGGGCTCCGGCAGGCCCAGGACAAGGGCATCAATGTCAATATCCCGCTCTCCACCAGATCCATCGGCTGCGGCACCCTCAGGGCAGAGAGCGCCCAGGCCGGGGAGgcgtgcagggagcagggcctggcaggcGCTCgggcagagggatgtgctggtgAGGCCAGCGTGGAGGCCGGacctcctgctccctgcctcaggcagctGCAGATCCACGAGCACCCCGGAGACCACAACCAGAACCACCAGAACTCCCTCGGCAAGGCGGGCTTTGGAGAAGATGAACCTCgggaagggctgcaggaggaagggGCCCCTGGCCACGAGGAGCTCCCGGCTGTTGACCCCATTGGCCAATATGTGAAAAAGatccaggagctcctgcaggagcagtggCTGTGCTTGGAGCACGGCTACCCCGAGCTGGCCAGCGCCATCAAGCAGCCGGCCTCCAAGCTCAGCTCCATCCAGAACCAATTAGTTAATTCCCTGAactccctgctctctgcctaCTCCTCACAAGGCCCTGTGGATAAGGAGAATTCCAACACGCACTATCAACAGTTGGGTAAATAATACTGGCACAGGCTTCGATGTGTCCAGGCCAAATGTTTTCCCATGTATTCCAGCATGGAGCAGGGGGGATGTGGTGGAACAGTTGTTGTCAGTCAGATCAGGAATAGTCTCGACAAAGCATGATGAGAGAGGCAAATCTCTGCACAGCACAGGTTATGGATCTGACAtggagaaaagcaaacaaaatgatGTAGGAGCTCATAAAGCAGTGGCTCGTTTATATGCAGGATCAGCTTCCAAAAGCTGCCACACTGGTGGCTGTTCCATCAAATAAACATTCTTTTTATTCGGGTTGCACATCTCAGTTTGCAAGAATATGAGGCTGGTGCTTATCTGGGGTAAATCAGTGTGGAGTTCTCCAGAACCCAAACCAGTCAAAATAACTGAGcaaccaggctgggaaaagaccTATCCCCACTGACAGACCTTcatctaaaataattttagctTATATGAAGATGGGAATCCAATGCCTGttctctgggggagggagggaagggacttTATATATAGACACTATTCAAAGTCCAGTGGAAAAACTCATCCATGTAGAATTATAGCAGATTTATGTAGGAACTTTCCAATATGTTgctactggggaaaaaaaacccaaaaaccaaaccattaAAATCTACTTATATTCATAGGACAAATACATAATTCCCAGTCACTTCCTTTATATTCCCAGTGACCTGGAGATGTTTGAGACCTGTATTAAAGGTGGCAGGGCAGGTTCAGGTTGTGGCCAGCTGCCTCTCTAGTTTTGCAAGACATCAAAAGACTCTCATAAGATGAAGTAAGATGCTTACAATTATGATTTGTGGCTTGTTGCTCGAGGTTGGGAATAATGATTGCTAATTATGGCACATCTGCTTAATTAAtctattattttgtattttggtAGAAAACTCTCCAACCACAAGTCTTAAATCCATCATGAAAAAGAAAGGTTATGGTTTCCATGCAGGAGGCAATGGGACCAAAAAGAATCTCCAGTTTGTTGGGGTAAATGGTGGGTAAGCATCCATTCAGAAGACAAAAGCTGTCTTTTCACGTGGAATGTCCTCTGTATTGCTGGAGAAGTCattcttttccccctctttcccCCTCCTGATTAAAAGGCCAGTTGAAACAGAGCctcttttctcccttctttAATGCAGCACTGATAACCCGTGAGTAACCCGGTTAAGGAAGGGTGGTGCAGTGTTCAGGGCAGCGGGGACACGCTGGGGGCTGACACTCTCTGCACACCTTCTTGTGGGGCCTCATCCCAAACCCAGCTGGGGAAGGTGGGAATACCCCAAGGGAAGATTCCCTGGGAAGATTCCCACTGCCCTTGGTGGGTTTTGGAGGaggccagcactgcctggtGAGCACGCTGCCACTAACCTGCCCCACActccagcaaagccagcagcacttggtgCAGGGCCTGGGAAGAGACTTTTTGGTAAATTAGGAATTACCTTGGGGTGAAGGAGACTTTTGGATGTGCTCCCCATTCCAGGTGTGTCCAGTATCCAGCCCTCCTTGGCCTGTGAGccgagcagaggcagcagctcctgctgaggtGGATGTGTGCTGGTGCAGGACacgtgtcactgtccctgggtGGGCAGGCAGCTGTGTGCCAGCCTGGGTGCTGCTTTCTGCTCACACCCTGCTGCCCTGACCTCCCAGTTGCTGGGAGATGCCAAATGGGTACAACTTGTAGGGACTGGAGGAGTCCTGGTTCCTTTGAAGAAAGTTATGGGGTCCATCCAAGTGAACATTCTGTTTTGTGGAAGatgttattaatattaatacTTTTAGAGAACCAGAGGAGAGATCTCTATCAGGGCTGCTGGAATGATGGATTCAGCCCAAAAGACTTCAGCCCAAAAGCTGTGCAAACACAGCTTTTGTCTCGTGCTCCTCGAGGCCGATGCCACCTCGAGTCCCTCCTTGCCACAGGGGCCgtgctgctgccaccctgccaccgtgccagcagctcccagcctgccCGGGCTGT
The genomic region above belongs to Zonotrichia albicollis isolate bZonAlb1 chromosome 8, bZonAlb1.hap1, whole genome shotgun sequence and contains:
- the KANK4 gene encoding KN motif and ankyrin repeat domain-containing protein 4 isoform X3, which encodes MEKTEADGQPPKPDGDREQPRSLPYSLETPYGFHLDLDFLKYVDDIEKGNTIRRVHIHRRAKQPKFNTLPRNFSLPESGSRGCSTAAPSKSWTSTCSFPQRKASLGEEPPRALLPAGAAPEEPSYRRKALLAEARRQAELGWPQAELARPQDALRARPQLLRASSMPEALPPGHSPPAAPSPLRSPPQPCHGPQSASRPSSEGSGSAPPREMERDGSAGQPGGALPLQPPWQSQQLQVLVESGAEEGDAADGSDLARAEAAAPAALRLAEESVSPAERGLCVSEMDLNVLKESEERNVRAGGDKESSAPQAPEHGEPGGVTALKQQVAELEEQLAKKKEELEQVRAVLEQQDREIQEKEKSIKLLASSKAELEEQLWQEKAREAELWRRTGSGTLQRLDAAVNTELSQGTGLRQAQDKGINVNIPLSTRSIGCGTLRAESAQAGEACREQGLAGARAEGCAGEASVEAGPPAPCLRQLQIHEHPGDHNQNHQNSLGKAGFGEDEPREGLQEEGAPGHEELPAVDPIGQYVKKIQELLQEQWLCLEHGYPELASAIKQPASKLSSIQNQLVNSLNSLLSAYSSQGPVDKENSNTHYQQLENSPTTSLKSIMKKKGYGFHAGGNGTKKNLQFVGVNGGYETTSSEEDTSCEDSDTETEDRAGDVEPEQDGRESRGPSSGEKREEEDDGDDEQEASAGAAPCSQHQAHRCKPSEDFLAACQLLSEHLPEISSRSNQHLPVLASISQEWFQVSSHKASRPEVVAAYLEALGDIQPQLLETVVNLPDRNGNTALHYSVSHSNFQVAKLLLDTGKCCLDLQNRAGYTAVMLTPLAAPETRQDMEVVMRLLQEGDVNLRAAQGGQTALMLGVSHDRDDMVRALLACRADVNLQDEEGSTALMVACRQGNADIVRLLLAQPGCLLTLTDKGGNSALSLAHGDIAALLRAHIELSPSLPL
- the KANK4 gene encoding KN motif and ankyrin repeat domain-containing protein 4 isoform X1, with product MEKTEADGQPPKPDGDREQPRSLPYSLETPYGFHLDLDFLKYVDDIEKGNTIRRVHIHRRAKQPKFNTLPRNFSLPESGSRGCSTAAPSKSWTSTCSFPQRKASLGEEPPRALLPAGAAPEEPSYRRKALLAEARRQAELGWPQAELARPQDALRARPQLLRASSMPEALPPGHSPPAAPSPLRSPPQPCHGPQSASRPSSEGSGSAPPREMERDGSAGQPGGALPLQPPWQSQQLQVLVESGAEEGDAADGSDLARAEAAAPAALRLAEESVSPAERGLCVSEMDLNVLKESEERNVRAGGDKESSAPQAPEHGEPGGVTALKQQVAELEEQLAKKKEELEQVRAVLEQQDREIQEKEKSIKLLASSKAELEEQLWQEKAREAELWRRTGSGTLQRLDAAVNTELSQGTGLRQAQDKGINVNIPLSTRSIGCGTLRAESAQAGEACREQGLAGARAEGCAGEASVEAGPPAPCLRQLQIHEHPGDHNQNHQNSLGKAGFGEDEPREGLQEEGAPGHEELPAVDPIGQYVKKIQELLQEQWLCLEHGYPELASAIKQPASKLSSIQNQLVNSLNSLLSAYSSQGPVDKENSNTHYQQLENSPTTSLKSIMKKKGYGFHAGGNGTKKNLQFVGVNGGYETTSSEEDTSCEDSDTETEDRAGDVEPEQDGRESRGPSSGEKREEEDDGDDEQEASAGAAPCSQHQAHRCKPSEDFLAACQLLSEHLPEISSRSNQHLQPVLASISQEWFQVSSHKASRPEVVAAYLEALGDIQPQLLETVVNLPDRNGNTALHYSVSHSNFQVAKLLLDTGKCCLDLQNRAGYTAVMLTPLAAPETRQDMEVVMRLLQEGDVNLRAAQGGQTALMLGVSHDRDDMVRALLACRADVNLQDEEGSTALMVACRQGNADIVRLLLAQPGCLLTLTDKGGNSALSLAHGDIAALLRAHIELSPSLPL
- the KANK4 gene encoding KN motif and ankyrin repeat domain-containing protein 4 isoform X2: MEKTEDGQPPKPDGDREQPRSLPYSLETPYGFHLDLDFLKYVDDIEKGNTIRRVHIHRRAKQPKFNTLPRNFSLPESGSRGCSTAAPSKSWTSTCSFPQRKASLGEEPPRALLPAGAAPEEPSYRRKALLAEARRQAELGWPQAELARPQDALRARPQLLRASSMPEALPPGHSPPAAPSPLRSPPQPCHGPQSASRPSSEGSGSAPPREMERDGSAGQPGGALPLQPPWQSQQLQVLVESGAEEGDAADGSDLARAEAAAPAALRLAEESVSPAERGLCVSEMDLNVLKESEERNVRAGGDKESSAPQAPEHGEPGGVTALKQQVAELEEQLAKKKEELEQVRAVLEQQDREIQEKEKSIKLLASSKAELEEQLWQEKAREAELWRRTGSGTLQRLDAAVNTELSQGTGLRQAQDKGINVNIPLSTRSIGCGTLRAESAQAGEACREQGLAGARAEGCAGEASVEAGPPAPCLRQLQIHEHPGDHNQNHQNSLGKAGFGEDEPREGLQEEGAPGHEELPAVDPIGQYVKKIQELLQEQWLCLEHGYPELASAIKQPASKLSSIQNQLVNSLNSLLSAYSSQGPVDKENSNTHYQQLENSPTTSLKSIMKKKGYGFHAGGNGTKKNLQFVGVNGGYETTSSEEDTSCEDSDTETEDRAGDVEPEQDGRESRGPSSGEKREEEDDGDDEQEASAGAAPCSQHQAHRCKPSEDFLAACQLLSEHLPEISSRSNQHLQPVLASISQEWFQVSSHKASRPEVVAAYLEALGDIQPQLLETVVNLPDRNGNTALHYSVSHSNFQVAKLLLDTGKCCLDLQNRAGYTAVMLTPLAAPETRQDMEVVMRLLQEGDVNLRAAQGGQTALMLGVSHDRDDMVRALLACRADVNLQDEEGSTALMVACRQGNADIVRLLLAQPGCLLTLTDKGGNSALSLAHGDIAALLRAHIELSPSLPL